The nucleotide window aagaagaggcaaAACTTGTCAATCACTCTAAAACATGCACGTATAGCGGTATAGGTACAAGATAGAGAACCTTGGATAGTCTTCTCTTCACTGTCAAGGAGCATGCCTTGCAACTGCTCATGTATAACCGTTTCAGGAATTTCAAGCATCCGATGCCAGGAATGTCCACCACTTTCTCGCAATTTGTGATGTTCAGCAACGTCAACCTTTCCAAGCCTGAAACATCTGATATTGTTTCCAATCCAAAGCAGTTGGAAACATCCAATTCCTCTAAACTTGGGGGAAGCGGAGGGAGAGACTTCAGCTCTTCACAATGAGGCAGGAGAAGCTTCCGTAGAAGAGAAAGGCCATATAAACTGGATGGAAGGCTGCTGATATTGTTGTGGCCCAGATCCAAGATGTCTAACGATGACAGTTTCTCAAAATCATCAGGAATTTTTCCAGATATTCTCCAAGCACGAGCATTTAGTTCTTCTAGCAAGGAGAGTCTTGAGAAAGAATTTGGAAGGACAACCAACTGTTCTTGTGTTCTGAGATATTCAAGCGGatctttttgcattttcaatatCTTTAAGCTAGAGAGATTTCCAAAATTTTCAGGTAATACTGTAACAGCAGTCTTCTCCATTAGCAAGTGGCATAAAGACTTCAAATTTCCTATCGAAACAGGAAGCTTGTGGAGCCTTTTACACTCATCCAATCTCAACATCACAAGGTTTTCCAGCCTCCCAAAGGATTCAGGCAACTCAGTAATATTACAACCAAACAAGTTTATAGTAGTAAGATTCAGTATGTTCCCAATTGCTTCAGGCAATTCTCTAAGAGATGTGCACTTCCTCAAGTAAAGCTTCTCAATCATTTTCAAACCACGAATTTGCTCTGGAAGTTCTGATATTGATGTCCCATCTAGCTCAAGTTCGCTAATAGAAGCAAGTCCTCCAATTGAATCAGGCAATTTGCTCAGAAAATGACACCCTCCAGCGAATAATGTCTTTAAATAAGGTAATGAACCTATTGCAGCAGGTAATTCCTTGATTGCACTGCTATTAATTGAAACTTCCATCAATGACTGGAGATTTCTAATGGATTCAGGAATCGAAGTGAGTGACTGGCACCGCATTAAGCTTAGTTTCTCAAGGTTTGACAAAGATCCGATAGAATCTGGCAGTTCTTCAACTGCAGAATGATTGAGAGAGAGTTCCTTCAGAGAAATCAGGTTTCCCAAGCGTTCTGGCAGCCTTTTTATGAATTTGCAACCATTCAAACTAAGCTTCTCAAGTTTTGTAAGGCGGTAAAGAGATTGGGGAAGCATAGATATAGCAGTTTTATCAACAAGAAGTTCTTTCAAGGAATTCATGCTGCCTATGTCCTGTGgcaattcttctaattttaagCAGTTGGAGAGAATGAGATTCTGAAGAAGTCTGAGCCCAGAGACATCACGTGGAAATTCAACAAGGTTTATGCATTCATCCAAGTTCAATTGAAGTAAGGTCCTTACATTCCCCAGTGATTCATGAATCTTGGTCAGTTGTATGCAGCCTTTAAAATCAAGCTTTTCCAACTTTTTACATCCAGATAAATCAGGACTGGCCTCGAGATTATAGCAACGTCGAAGATTCATAACCATCAAGTTCTCAGCCACCTAAAAACAAGAATATTTCAATCGCAAAAATGggttaagaaagaaaaacaaaaacatttcctATAACAGCAGATCCAAAGAACTTCAATGACTTGTAACAATAGTAAAATTGAGAATATCATGAATCATATTCCAATAAAATCTCACTTGGGCAAGACTGAAACAGGATCATCCTGGGTAGttattaattaaacatattCGTTTAAGCTATTTTACGAACTAGATAAGCAAAGCATACCTTGTTCCTAGTCCAACCCCAAACTCGTTGAATTCCACTCTCCGATAGATCTAGCACTGCTAGTTCATGAGGAGCATAATCAGAAGTAAGTTTTTTCAAAGGACAATTTTTCCATTGTAACCACTTCAGGCTAGCAGGAAAACTTTTGAACTTCCCTTTCACTTTTGCATGATTGATTTGTAGGAGTCTCAAATTAACCAATGATTTCAAGGCTTCAGTGTCAAGTATCAGCTCTCCCTCCTCTGCTCTTCGTTGAAGAAACAGCTTACATTTTTCAATCAAGTAGTCAAGTGCAGAACTCGGATTAAGTGCGCTAACCCAAGAAATATTTTGAGTTCTGAcataattattcttttcaaaGTCAAGGATTAAACCTTGTACATGTCTTGTTCCCTGTTTACAGTACCACAATTAGGAAAGTGGAAATCATGTTGTAATGTAACGAAAAAGTAGAAGCAATCTAGCAAACCATTAAGGTTGATAACATATGACCGtggacaataaaaaaacaccttcCTTATCTCCCTCACTGAGAATAAAATTTGTGAAGAAATCACATTGAGGGTTGCATTCAGCATCAAGGGCAGCTTCAAttctattaaatttagtttccACCTCACGTTTTATAGGTAGACACACACATACTCATCTTTCATAAGATTCTTCAGGCATGCCCATGAATCACACTAGCTATGTGTTACCTGAAAACGAATTTTTTGAAGCTCCTTggcaacacacacacacacacacatatatatagacacTGACTAATATGAACACTGACTGATATAGAACAACATGCGTCACTACTACAAAAACACAGTATAGAATTACAACATGATGGTAAAGAAATATCAATATGCAGTATATTTCCTGAAGTTACCGTTTATTCCGATCACACCTTCTTTGTGAAATTATGCGTTGATGTTTAGTACTTAATTCCAAGATGTGCACATGCACAGTATAGAACTACTTAGTGGCGTACAAGACTGTCAATAGCAGTAAATTTTCAAGAAGTTATGACTTTCACCTTCTTGTGCTTCAGCATTGTTATGATATCGCCGCGATCCCATAGCCTACTACGCATACCAGGATCTAAAAGGTTTTCATATCGAACAATTTGTCTTCCCATGTCTATAAGTTGATCATGCATCCATAATTCATAATCTCCACCAATTTTAATGAGACATTTTACTGTCAGAACTGTGATTGCTGTCTCAGCCCTAAAGCCACAACCATTCAAAATATCAATAGCCTCCTCTCTCTTCATCCTCATTTTAATAAACAAGCAAGCAATGTCAAGGAATACACACTTTTCTTCATCATCCAATCCATCAAAACTTATTCGTAAGACATCCTGAAGATTACCGGGTCGAATTTCTCGCAATTTTTTCAGGACATCTTCCCATTTCTTTATCCCTCTCTCATTAAACAAAGTAGAACCAAACACTTCCAATGCCAGAGGAAGTCCTCCTGTGAGAGATACAATCTCCTTGGATATATTTAGATATTCTTCTGTGGGGTTATCTCTTCTAAGTGCGTGATAACTAAAAAGTTGTAAGGCTTCCGAGGAACCTAACTCTCTTACCTCGTAAAACTCGTTCACAAGATGTTCAACAAGAACATCTCTGTTTCTTGTGGTAACAATAACTCTACTTCCTTCACCAAACCAATCTCTCTTTCCTGCTAATACATTCAGCTGGTTTACATCATCCACATCATCTAAAACAACCAGCACCCGCTTCTCATGACACAGCTCCTTGATTACAGCAATACCATCATTAATATCATTTACAGGAGGCCTGTCTGGGAAAAGATCACCAAGAAGCTTGTTCTGCAGCGTTACTAAACCACCATCTTCTTGAGAAATATCTTTAATGTTTGAGATGAAACAGCGACTTTCAAAATGACCAACAAGTTTATTGAAGAGAGCTGCGGCAAGAGTTGTTTTACCAATCCCGCCCATTCCATAAAGTCCAAGAACTTGTACGCGATTTGATTTATCATCTGTGAACCTCATCTTCAACTTTTCTAAGCGGGAATCCAGTCCAACCGTATAAGTAGCTATACCTACCGGGGTTTTTCTCAATTCTTGCAAAACCCTATTGACCAATCGCCGAATCAAATGATCTTCTCCGCTGTAATAAGCAAACACAATGATAAAACATTAGTAAcgttagctattttttttatataaaaatgagGTGAGAACTTTACATAATTGCAGTGATAGTAAACCCAACGAGTTGCCATATAGGCTTTTGAAAACTGCGTGTCTGAAGGCTTCTTTTAGCGTGTAATGAGCACCTAAAGCTGTAACAGACTTCAGGCTACTTGGCACTTCTTCGTATAGGCTTTgccatttcattttcttttgatagtGAAATGACttgattccaaaaaaaaaaaaaaatacatagctGGCTAATTTGCAAATTTCAGAATTTCTGAGATGATAGCTAGATTTATAAGGAAACTCATTTCTGAACTtgtgaaatataaaaagagaaagaatttatataaaatttcatgaaataaaataatttcataaatggttaataactttatctttactaaataaaattcaataatcatTTAGCAATAACATAAGTGGATGTAATATGAACAACTAAAAAATGTAGTTATATTTTGCTCAAAAATAGAAGTGATACATCaagtatgtttatttttattttattttttgtattttgattttgatatattattacaggtttttatttaaagactAAAATGCTGGATAAGAAACAAGTTTCATATTTGTCTGGCATTatattctattttaaatttcaatgattattatataatataaacaaattaaacgtgcctaatcaaagaaaaatagtttgaatACGTGAGCTTGAGACTTAATTTTTTACCTTGTCATGATTAACATGTGCTAAATTTGAGtctgaaaaaaattagatgagTCAAGTTTGAGCACAtgttgttaattatatatgttctATTATATCTAGAATGATTGGTATATTttgttatagtttaaaaaacagaatagatcaaaacaaattttatcttGCTTAGAATTTCAACTTGTTCTGTAAATTTTGTCTAAATTCTAACCGAAACGTTCTGGTTCTGTTTTGGCCATTCCGTTACGGCCAAATAatgttcttatttaattttcttttatttttaattttttttctagttttatggtATTAATCATATCTCTTAATCCAATCGTTGGATCAAACTAAAATCATACGAGGAGTCTCCTGACTTATTATTATATCTTAAGTTAAAATTTAGGGCAATCAAAGTTTAAAAAGTCTTTGTAAGACTACCGatgatattttcataattttggtcaaattcttaattttatttcgaaaggttattttttagtttgaattttagtttgaatttttctcgatttcatcattcaacaataaatttattgagaattaaactttctaatttattttgatttgctttatttggggttattatggtctcataACCTAGGGCATGAATTTAAAAGTGAACTCAAGTTGACTCGGGTCGATCTAATATATTgtcgtttcaatattttttttaaaaaaaatatttcatcttaatttttatttaattaaactatatttttactagttgTTCAGATTATCTTTGGATTCATCGAGTCAATCAAGTCATATCGGTTTAACTTTGGATTCATCGAGTCAATCAAGTCATATCGGTTTAACTCTCATTCTCTTACttgtatttgaaatttgaatttttgaattgcATGATTTCAAggtaatttatatttggatttaaATTGAAACGCAACCCCGAAACcacatgtaaaaatattttgaaatcatAATATATCAttctaattcaaattcaaaaaacagaatCAAAACTATAACGAATTAACAACTTTGCATCAAAGCTCAGCTCAGcttcatttatttgatattcTAAGCTTTATGTAAGAACTTAAGGACAAAAACCAAGGGGCAGAGCCAGCGGATACCCCCACACACCCCTTATCtaacataatatatttgatactTCTTCTTACAAACCTTTAACTTAATTCTTGTTAACAGATGATCAATCATTCTGgttcttttaaaagaaattggttTGATCATTTACTATAACTTgacatatttaaatatttttttctctaccaTCTTGTAGGAAAAAATTATGCCCCTACATTGCGGGTAGGTcccaataaatattaaatgaaagtATAAATTGaatagaattataaaaatataaatttatggtCTACAATATAAGTGgatgaaaaaacaagaataaaatagtgctaaattttttttaaaaaaaaaaaaaaaaaactcggaaGGACATCAAACCCCAAGCATTTATCATCTCAAGATTTCTTTACCCCTCCCCCTCACAAGACTAACATTTAAACCCAGTTTTTGGGTTAAATGTTCACCTCCATGAAATATATCCTAACATTTTTGAAAGTtcaattacatttcaaaaattcaatATCCCAAGGGAAAGACTTGGTTTTAATTGtacttataaataattaaaaattcaattaacatCACCTGTTGTCAAAAACGAAACCAGAAATGCCACCAACTTTATTCATTGCTGCTCTCCACTTCACCACCTTATCATCTCCAAACCTCTTGGAATGACTCTCAAAATCTTGCTCGAAAGGACCCTTCTGTCTTCTGACATTAGATGGGTCAACTTGGTAGAAAACAGGCAGGATCAGCCTCCTCAGCTCGCATATTCTTGCCAGCTCCTCGAGACACCAATGAGAATTGGCATACCTTGGTGAAAGAATAATGATCGATGAGGCTGAATCTTGAATTGCCTCCATTAAAGTTGGAGCAATCTCATCTCCCTGAATCATTCCAGAGTCATCTAAGAAGACCCTGATCTCTTGCTTTTTTAAAGAATCGTAGAGATGTTTGGTGAAGCTCTCCCGGGTGTCTTCTCCGCGAAAACTTAAGAACACATCCCAGTGGAGCCTCAGCGCTGCCGGAGACGATGAAACTATCAGGCCGTTGGACATTGTTATTTGGTCATATTGTGGGTTGCTTTTCCGTTCGGTTCTTGTTCGGAGGTTTTCTAAAGCAATGTAAAATTCCGTCCTACAGTACAGACATCATTGAGAAGTGACATAAAGAGAAAAGGTGTCGgtgttaaagaaaaagaaaaagcgtACATAGGATGGTTGGAATggctatattttaaaatattttttatttaaaaatatattaaaataatattttttttattttttaaaaattattttttatattaactaattaaaataatttaaaaatattaaaaagatattaatttaaagtaaataaaaaaatattaaatacttttaaaaatacttttaaaatgtaaaaaaataaaacaggaagttttgcaattgtttttctattattaattttttttttttgagcttCGAATTTCGAAAGCTGAATAACGGATACAAAGCAAAATCAAATGGCACAAATCCTAAAATGCACACACGAAatattggaagagaaaaataacataaaaaacaaagaaacaaaaaattatagacAACGCCgatatattatcaaaaaatactaattttgaatatattattttaatatttgtaaatagttaattatttcattacaaAGATTGTCCTTAAATTGGATTTGAAGATCAACAGGGTATCTTTAGAATATTTGTTGAGACTTGAGAGTTGTCTAATGCTCAGAATCAATACATgttgattaaatatattattttatttaaatatttgattttattctttttcaacaCATTTCAACACAAATTAAATCTAATTAGCTATTTAACCTATATTTCATTACtggttgaataattttttttaattcaaaaagatTGAATATAACAGCATTCCCTAtgcattttttaacataaatatctCAATTGTAATTTCAATAGTTCATGggtgtatttaattaaataaatcttaaattatttgtaaaccgaaataaaatttgaaatttaattcctAACCAATCAAAGTTAaacattcaaatttataattcgGGTCATGAACTCAATTaggttcaataattttattataatcttttattttaagtaaatgCTCAAGAAATTGAGAACCAACTAAATATTgcagtatttttttaagatcttaataaacctataaatatcaaactcaaataaattatgttatttatttaaaaataaacaaaatattaaaggataaaattaaaaaaaaataagaaagaaaaattaataaagatcaaattgtgaaggattaaattgaaaaaaaattaaaaaattaaatataaataaaaagaggaaaaaagactTAGGTGCGGCCTAGCTTACCCAACATTTTTGGGCCTAAAAGGAGCCTAGATGTGTAGGCTTGGAGTAGTCCACGCACTTGGGcatgcttatttatttttctttatttatgggGTGTACGACAtcctattgaatttttttttctttttcataggGTGGGCAACCTATC belongs to Populus nigra chromosome 18, ddPopNigr1.1, whole genome shotgun sequence and includes:
- the LOC133678186 gene encoding disease resistance protein RPV1-like, whose translation is MSNGLIVSSSPAALRLHWDVFLSFRGEDTRESFTKHLYDSLKKQEIRVFLDDSGMIQGDEIAPTLMEAIQDSASSIIILSPRYANSHWCLEELARICELRRLILPVFYQVDPSNVRRQKGPFEQDFESHSKRFGDDKVVKWRAAMNKVGGISGFVFDNSGEDHLIRRLVNRVLQELRKTPVGIATYTVGLDSRLEKLKMRFTDDKSNRVQVLGLYGMGGIGKTTLAAALFNKLVGHFESRCFISNIKDISQEDGGLVTLQNKLLGDLFPDRPPVNDINDGIAVIKELCHEKRVLVVLDDVDDVNQLNVLAGKRDWFGEGSRVIVTTRNRDVLVEHLVNEFYEVRELGSSEALQLFSYHALRRDNPTEEYLNISKEIVSLTGGLPLALEVFGSTLFNERGIKKWEDVLKKLREIRPGNLQDVLRISFDGLDDEEKCVFLDIACLFIKMRMKREEAIDILNGCGFRAETAITVLTVKCLIKIGGDYELWMHDQLIDMGRQIVRYENLLDPGMRSRLWDRGDIITMLKHKKGTRHVQGLILDFEKNNYVRTQNISWVSALNPSSALDYLIEKCKLFLQRRAEEGELILDTEALKSLVNLRLLQINHAKVKGKFKSFPASLKWLQWKNCPLKKLTSDYAPHELAVLDLSESGIQRVWGWTRNKVAENLMVMNLRRCYNLEASPDLSGCKKLEKLDFKGCIQLTKIHESLGNVRTLLQLNLDECINLVEFPRDVSGLRLLQNLILSNCLKLEELPQDIGSMNSLKELLVDKTAISMLPQSLYRLTKLEKLSLNGCKFIKRLPERLGNLISLKELSLNHSAVEELPDSIGSLSNLEKLSLMRCQSLTSIPESIRNLQSLMEVSINSSAIKELPAAIGSLPYLKTLFAGGCHFLSKLPDSIGGLASISELELDGTSISELPEQIRGLKMIEKLYLRKCTSLRELPEAIGNILNLTTINLFGCNITELPESFGRLENLVMLRLDECKRLHKLPVSIGNLKSLCHLLMEKTAVTVLPENFGNLSSLKILKMQKDPLEYLRTQEQLVVLPNSFSRLSLLEELNARAWRISGKIPDDFEKLSSLDILDLGHNNISSLPSSLYGLSLLRKLLLPHCEELKSLPPLPPSLEELDVSNCFGLETISDVSGLERLTLLNITNCEKVVDIPGIGCLKFLKRLYMSSCKACSLTVKRRLSKVCLRNIRNLSMPGSKFPDWFSQESVVHFSEQNNRSIKAVIVSVVVSLDREIPEHLRYSPLIPDIQAIVLDQNIPIHSTTLYLRGIPKINEDQIHICRYSNIQPLVSMLKDGCKIQVRKRNPPVIEGIVLKKSGILLVYEDDDDYDGNEESLDESQQSVSQKLANFFNSYEEDNQVC